Part of the Oncorhynchus nerka isolate Pitt River linkage group LG14, Oner_Uvic_2.0, whole genome shotgun sequence genome is shown below.
ACTGATCATAAGTGCCAGGGGACCAGATATTCATagcacaaaaaaaaaaagacaaccAACAAAACCATAAATAGACATAAATATGTTTTAGCAAAGCATCCAAAAATGGCTTTAAAACATCAGGTTTTTGTTAACTGCTCCACTTTTGAGTAGGTAGACAATTGAATTTACAAGACTGGCAAAAGGAGACATATAGGCAATATAATACATGTTTCAAATATTAACTTTTAAATTCCATtgtatgtatttactgtatgtaaactgtaACCGCATGGGATACCCACACAGGTGGGAGTTCCATCCCTACAGACTCATCCATTTTGTTGCATACTATTTTACTGAATGTGGAAAGGAAGGAACACCTGTGCTATTCCTTGAGAGAGccaacaacatactgtatagggcttgtcaccccccccccccaaaaaaaagctcAATTCCTTATGAAATGAATAATAAAAAGCTTTTAGCCAGCAAGCACCATTCAGTCTTTTCCTCCCATTGGAATGTTGACCAGGTGAGATCAGCACAGCAGAGACATGGGATTGGTTCAGCTAGCCTAAGCTGGGACCGACAGGGCTTCGTCTGATTGGCTGGAGTGGAGAAAGTAGGGAACCAGAGAAAAGTTCTTCATGCTGAGGCCCTGGGTGATACCAGCATCCTGCATCTCAAACCTGtcaacaacaaaataacaaaacttgTTGAAAATAATTATCTTCAAAGGACTACCAAAACAATATAGAAAAATAACAGCAGCAAAAGGCCGATGGCAGCACACAACTGTTAAAATAAAAATCAGTAGGTCCCAAATAAATATTAATAACACTTTTCCAGGTGGTGAAAGCACTTTACATACATTAAATGGGGGAAACTCACCTCaaacaataaatcaaatcaaatcctcaACAGCTCCCCATTTCAAACAGTGACAGTGCCAGTCTGACATTCATCTGTCTCTTACCAGTCTCCAGTAGAGATGGTGTAGTAGACGGGGGGTCTGGGTGAATCTGTGAAAGTGGACGGAGGGCCCAGGCTATAGGCCCCAGCGTTGTTGAAGATCAGCCAGTCTCCCACACTGAGCTCTGGCAGCAGACACTGATCCACCACCTGGTCCAGCTCATCACCCGACGGACCCCACAGACTGCTGGCAAACACCGGTTCCTCAGACACACCGCTCTGGGACatccagggacacagagagagtcaTTTAGAGAGACTTATGGGCCATGCTTATGAGTAAATAGggtttccatttgggatgcagtcctaATATTCACTCCAGGGTGCTTGAGATAGGAAATTTAATTAAACTTAACTTTGCTTGGTGATGCAAAAATCACAAAAATGCAGAATCGTTGTCATTTCATGCATTTCACTAGTCATTTTGTTTATTTAAAATGTAGTTTGTTAGGGCCTcacgggtggcgcagtggtctagggcaatGGTAACTGTGCCACCGGAgactgggttcgagcccaggctctgtcgcagccggccgcgaccgggaggcccatggcaCACAATTGGcggcgtccgggttagggagggtttggccggtagggatatccttgtctcattgcgcactagcgacttCTGTGGCGgggcgggcgcagtgcacgctaaccaggtcgccaggtgcacggtgtttcctccgacacattggtgcggctggcttccgggttggatgcgcgctgtgcgagttggttgggttgtgtttcggaggacgcatagcTTGGTAAATGTAGTTCACTAAGCCCTGAAGCCAAAACTCACCTTGGGCAGAGCCGGAGCTGGAATCACATTGTCTGCTAGCTTGCTAGTGAACGAGCCGTACACCCCATCGTTCATGTAGTACAGGAACTCTGGCTCATCGTTGGGAGATGGTTCATCTGTAAAGAGGTATGGCAGACAAGAGTCATGAGACACAATAGTAGAAAAGGTGTGTGCTGGTCTGCTGGAGCATCTAGGTCTGCCGAACCATGATTACTGATTTTGACCAGCTTCATATGCTAGGTATTGAGAAGGTACTGCCACTGACCGAGATTGCCATGAAGATCCCGGGCGCCTACTTCCTTAGCGATGATGTTGACAGCCagggtgaaggaggaggacacgTAGTAACTGCCAGGCTCTGCCATGATGGAGACGCCAGACGATGCAGGGAAGTACAGGTCCAACAACGGCCTGACTGCACTGTTAATCTGttaccagaggggaaaaaacagtCAGCACCTTCAGCCTAACAGGCATTCTATAGAGTGTGTTTGTTCAAATTCAAAGATAAGCTGGGTGAAGGCTTTCCTTTGAAAAACACATTACTAGTACAGGCCTGACACCAGAAAGAGGGTGAAGTGGTTTGTGACCTTTGACTGACTGAGTCACGTATTAATTCAGCTGAAGTAAACCATCTAAATCAGTACTATGTAACGAGCTAACTATCATCCAATAATGACCTGTTTCAGCTGAGTCTCTGAGCCGTTGAATCCACCTCCAATATCCAGGATTGTCATACTGAAGCCAATATCCTCCTGAAAACAACATTAAAAGAAAACGTAAACTTCAAAATATAACAGCAGGGTGGTGAATATTTATGGCTGTCTCCTTCACATATTATGCACATTCAAAGTCCCATAACGTAAGCACTAGCTAACTCACCCCCATGTCAAAGACACAGCGAGCGTCAGACACTGCATGGCTGTAGGCCTGAGGGTCGTCACAGGAGCTGGGAATGTGGAACCTGCATCATGGGGATAATGATGATGTCATGAGAATACCATATAAATCAGGGATTGACTGAGGAACGGAAACTGAGCAGTCGGGCAAGTTGAGCGTGCTTGGAGGTCACCCAAAGTGAGAAAAAAAAGTGAAACAACAAAACTGCCAAAAACTCCAGTAAACCTAAAACTGATTGTCTGGTTCATCTCCATTGTTTAAGTGAAAGACGGAAAATATACGGCAGCTTCATTAGGCaggtgataaaa
Proteins encoded:
- the LOC115140928 gene encoding antizyme inhibitor 1-like, whose protein sequence is MKGLADEPNYSVALLEGATALSDVVENHIYEQTLAEKNAFFVADLGVLMRQHVRWRTHMPQMRPFYAVQANSSLAVIEILAALGTGFICTSKYELELVQGYGVPSEDIIYSGVCKQLSQIKYAAKNGIDFLVCDNEAELRKIARCHPRAKLLLQVATEASSEGDEMGMAFGSKLKDCRHLLESAKEQGLQVVGVRFHIPSSCDDPQAYSHAVSDARCVFDMGEDIGFSMTILDIGGGFNGSETQLKQINSAVRPLLDLYFPASSGVSIMAEPGSYYVSSSFTLAVNIIAKEVGARDLHGNLDEPSPNDEPEFLYYMNDGVYGSFTSKLADNVIPAPALPKSGVSEEPVFASSLWGPSGDELDQVVDQCLLPELSVGDWLIFNNAGAYSLGPPSTFTDSPRPPVYYTISTGDWFEMQDAGITQGLSMKNFSLVPYFLHSSQSDEALSVPA